In Streptomyces sp. NBC_00483, a single window of DNA contains:
- a CDS encoding ATP-grasp domain-containing protein — MRLMLIGYNDGVLAALDDSRPAGSVVLVEEADLWEAKGLAARAAAHPCLGEVRFGRYQQDEQFLDVVRDFGPVDAVVAGLEYAVVAAARAAEELGLPGPGAKAAAVLRDKLLLRETMRAAGLPTPAFREVGSAEDIAAFAAGGPCVVKPAGRQASLGVLLLDAGADPGAAWRHCTGADEGRQLAKRPMTWRYLAEERLYGPEFSTEGLVDEGRVVFCNATRKYTLEGPSPVETGHTVHAQDPSWTRELQAFVDAIGYGSGILHAEWVRTADGPRLIECAGRPPGDRIMDLIDLAYDVDLHGRWIATLLGEDTGPAPTPVRAAAIRFLTAPRPGTITGIDGADAVRARPGVVRVDLTRKPGDTVTDVRSSWDRLGSVITTGVDAPAAERAAREAADLITVSLNTAPETNSHDR; from the coding sequence ATGCGTCTGATGCTCATCGGCTACAACGACGGCGTCCTGGCCGCCCTCGACGACAGCCGCCCCGCCGGCAGTGTCGTCCTCGTCGAGGAGGCCGACCTGTGGGAAGCGAAGGGGCTCGCCGCCCGCGCTGCCGCCCACCCCTGCCTCGGCGAGGTCCGCTTCGGCCGCTATCAGCAGGACGAGCAATTCCTGGATGTCGTACGGGACTTCGGCCCTGTGGATGCGGTGGTGGCCGGGCTGGAGTACGCCGTCGTGGCCGCCGCCCGCGCCGCGGAGGAGCTCGGGCTTCCCGGCCCCGGCGCCAAGGCCGCCGCCGTACTGCGCGACAAGCTGCTGCTGCGCGAGACGATGCGGGCGGCCGGGCTGCCCACCCCGGCGTTCCGCGAGGTCGGCTCCGCCGAGGACATCGCCGCGTTCGCGGCCGGCGGCCCCTGTGTCGTCAAGCCCGCGGGGCGGCAGGCCAGCCTCGGCGTACTGCTGCTCGACGCAGGGGCCGACCCCGGGGCGGCCTGGCGCCACTGCACCGGCGCCGACGAGGGACGCCAGCTCGCCAAGCGGCCCATGACCTGGCGCTATCTCGCCGAGGAGCGGCTGTACGGGCCGGAGTTCTCCACCGAGGGCCTGGTCGACGAGGGCCGGGTCGTCTTCTGCAACGCCACCCGCAAGTACACCCTCGAAGGACCGAGCCCGGTCGAGACGGGACACACCGTCCACGCCCAGGACCCGTCCTGGACAAGGGAGTTGCAGGCGTTCGTCGACGCCATCGGATACGGCAGCGGCATCCTGCACGCCGAGTGGGTGCGCACCGCCGACGGGCCCCGCCTGATCGAGTGCGCCGGACGTCCGCCGGGCGACCGGATCATGGACCTGATCGACCTGGCGTACGACGTCGATCTCCACGGCCGCTGGATCGCCACGCTCCTCGGCGAGGACACCGGGCCCGCGCCGACTCCCGTACGGGCGGCGGCGATCCGCTTCCTGACCGCCCCGCGCCCCGGCACGATCACCGGCATCGACGGCGCCGACGCCGTGCGCGCCCGGCCGGGGGTCGTCCGCGTCGACCTCACCCGCAAGCCGGGCGACACCGTCACCGACGTGCGCTCCTCCTGGGACCGGCTCGGCTCCGTGATCACCACGGGCGTCGACGCCCCGGCCGCCGAGCGCGCCGCACGGGAGGCGGCGGACCTCATCACCGTATCCCTGAACACCGCTCCGGAGACCAACTCCCATGACAGGTGA
- a CDS encoding MFS transporter produces MTVAAPKPSVARGPVRRVLATITLDYLLSHLGYFTLLPVLPLLVPRLDPGAGAWWVGTALLSLTVAVRAGSLTCGGLLQRTPVRAAMVGGLLLAAAAFAVLPLAPGMWAVVLCLVVAGFGISVNALTARAYVAVTLDAAADRSTVFSAIQVAVNISAALGPVIANLLFGGARYGLLLVLVGALYAAAAATVAVTVPRGLRLSDGDTRPPLKLGLLKVVVTDPAVRRVSLLAAAGSLLYAQFFSALALGIAELSDNTAVRAGYFTLNAVLVVALQIPVTVWMNRDLARGVSPMRHLRLGTAVFALSFVLLGVDSDGLVTAFGALVVFTLAETVFSPTVSTAFAGLDGDRPVVEVFNLRQVATATGESAGSFAGGSLFLLAGAHGLTSGYWFTLAAIGLLAAAAVRTVPKGAH; encoded by the coding sequence GTGACCGTCGCCGCGCCGAAGCCGTCCGTCGCCCGCGGGCCGGTTCGGCGGGTTCTCGCCACCATCACCCTCGACTATCTCCTCTCCCACCTCGGCTACTTCACCCTGCTCCCGGTCCTCCCCCTCCTCGTCCCGCGCCTCGACCCGGGCGCCGGGGCGTGGTGGGTCGGTACCGCGCTGCTGTCGCTGACCGTCGCCGTCCGGGCCGGTTCGCTGACCTGTGGCGGGCTGTTGCAGCGGACGCCGGTGCGGGCGGCCATGGTCGGCGGGCTGCTGCTCGCGGCCGCCGCCTTCGCCGTGCTGCCGTTGGCGCCGGGGATGTGGGCGGTGGTGCTGTGTCTGGTGGTCGCCGGGTTCGGGATCAGCGTCAACGCGCTCACCGCACGGGCCTACGTGGCCGTGACGCTGGACGCCGCCGCCGACCGCTCCACCGTCTTCTCGGCGATCCAGGTCGCCGTGAACATCTCCGCCGCGCTCGGCCCCGTCATCGCCAACCTGCTGTTCGGCGGCGCCCGTTACGGCCTGCTGCTCGTCCTGGTCGGCGCCCTGTACGCGGCCGCGGCGGCGACCGTCGCGGTCACCGTTCCGCGCGGCCTCAGGCTGTCCGACGGCGACACCCGGCCCCCGCTGAAGCTGGGGCTGCTGAAGGTCGTCGTCACCGATCCAGCGGTGCGCCGCGTGTCCCTGCTGGCCGCCGCCGGAAGCCTGCTGTACGCGCAGTTCTTCTCGGCCCTGGCCCTCGGCATCGCCGAACTCAGCGACAACACGGCGGTACGCGCCGGGTACTTCACGCTCAACGCCGTCCTGGTCGTCGCCCTTCAGATCCCGGTCACGGTGTGGATGAACCGCGACCTTGCGCGCGGGGTGTCGCCGATGCGTCATCTGCGGCTGGGCACCGCGGTGTTCGCCCTGTCCTTCGTCCTGCTCGGCGTGGACAGCGACGGCCTGGTCACCGCGTTCGGGGCACTGGTGGTGTTCACGCTCGCCGAGACGGTGTTCTCGCCGACCGTCTCCACCGCCTTCGCCGGGCTCGACGGCGACCGGCCGGTCGTCGAGGTGTTCAACCTGCGCCAGGTCGCCACCGCCACCGGCGAGTCCGCAGGCTCGTTCGCGGGCGGCTCGCTGTTCCTGCTGGCGGGCGCGCACGGCCTGACCTCCGGTTACTGGTTCACGCTCGCCGCCATCGGCCTGCTGGCAGCCGCCGCCGTCCGTACCGTCCCGAAGGGAGCCCACTGA
- a CDS encoding ATP-binding protein, which translates to MTTVSPLPAGSGLFPGTYALQLPHDPRAPGIARALLRMVLEAHGKAELVEPAELLSSELLTNAHLHTTGPYTLRLGPGVADPGRVRVAVWDGDPKIPPGFERGGPRADACAEGGRGLFLVRAYADDWGAYSFPDGRGGKLLWAECGGADRPGSGAGSGADLCW; encoded by the coding sequence ATGACCACCGTATCCCCGCTTCCGGCCGGCTCCGGCCTGTTCCCGGGCACGTACGCCCTCCAGCTTCCGCACGACCCTCGCGCCCCCGGCATCGCCCGCGCCCTGCTCCGCATGGTCCTTGAAGCGCACGGCAAGGCTGAACTCGTCGAGCCCGCCGAGCTCTTGAGCTCGGAGCTGCTGACCAACGCGCACCTGCACACCACCGGCCCGTACACGCTGCGTCTTGGTCCTGGCGTCGCTGACCCGGGGCGGGTTCGTGTGGCCGTGTGGGACGGTGACCCGAAGATTCCCCCGGGATTCGAGCGGGGCGGGCCGCGCGCTGATGCGTGTGCGGAGGGCGGGCGCGGGCTGTTTCTCGTGCGGGCCTACGCGGATGACTGGGGCGCGTACTCGTTCCCGGACGGGCGGGGCGGGAAGCTGCTGTGGGCCGAGTGCGGGGGCGCGGATCGGCCGGGCAGCGGCGCGGGGAGTGGGGCCGATCTGTGTTGGTGA
- a CDS encoding DUF397 domain-containing protein: MTDGLPVDIPDDLTWQRAAPDDATGPGPWIEIAFGDGDLVFLRETSAPGTVVTTTRTKWDAFARGVQAGEFDHFVDGM; the protein is encoded by the coding sequence GTGACTGACGGCCTCCCGGTAGACATACCCGACGACCTCACCTGGCAGCGGGCCGCGCCCGACGATGCCACCGGCCCTGGCCCCTGGATCGAAATCGCCTTCGGCGACGGCGACTTGGTGTTCCTGCGGGAAACCTCCGCCCCGGGCACCGTCGTCACCACGACGCGGACCAAGTGGGACGCCTTCGCACGCGGCGTCCAGGCCGGAGAGTTCGACCACTTCGTTGACGGCATGTAG
- a CDS encoding 4Fe-4S dicluster domain-containing protein has product MQSDETGTDAPPPATTFSRRLKEHRRNDEWKKAPRRIEQAECIGCDSCMRACPPQFSAIYNHGLDVVIIPELCNGCAKCVQACPVDCIYPDDNWQPTDQSMWTYVEGQEEFRAVVN; this is encoded by the coding sequence ATGCAGAGCGACGAGACCGGAACAGACGCCCCGCCGCCCGCCACGACTTTCTCGCGGCGCCTCAAGGAACACCGCCGCAACGACGAGTGGAAGAAGGCGCCGCGCCGTATCGAGCAGGCCGAGTGCATCGGCTGCGACTCGTGCATGCGGGCCTGCCCGCCGCAGTTCAGCGCGATCTACAACCACGGCCTCGACGTCGTGATCATCCCGGAGCTGTGCAACGGCTGCGCCAAGTGCGTGCAGGCCTGCCCCGTCGACTGCATCTACCCGGACGACAACTGGCAGCCCACCGACCAGTCGATGTGGACGTACGTCGAGGGACAGGAGGAGTTCCGTGCAGTCGTCAACTGA
- a CDS encoding DUF397 domain-containing protein: MPTPTWQKSSYCAQGDSCVHVAADTDRVLLTESADPRESIVTATPAAFSALLSMVKRNASRRD, translated from the coding sequence ATGCCCACGCCCACCTGGCAGAAGTCGTCCTACTGCGCGCAAGGCGACTCCTGCGTCCACGTCGCCGCCGACACCGACCGCGTGCTCCTGACCGAGTCCGCCGACCCCCGCGAATCCATAGTCACCGCCACTCCCGCCGCCTTCTCCGCGCTCCTCTCCATGGTGAAGCGCAACGCCTCCCGCCGTGACTGA
- a CDS encoding ATP-grasp domain-containing protein, with amino-acid sequence MSSEPSSEPSSESAVPQQVLVYVNLRRTPLEQRSALYAAHRLGYGVALIADAPPAGLPTEIVRTVHQVDTYDDAAVDAAVSAITAEFDVVGVVTWSDAAVETVSRIAQGLGLPAASTEAARISRDKFLMRQALTSVRPDLSPRFARVTTWEETAKAAAELGFPLVLKPATGNGSKGIYQVHGEDELRPAFEQLTSYVRPEMDRVFTGHAGEIVIEQFLAGTEHSIEGWVQGGQVHIAGITDKTTTEPYRLEAGHAFPTSLPEASVAAVHELTHAVAEGFGMDDCAFHLEAMVGPDGKARMVECAARVGGDFITSHLVGLATGVPFCENTVRVATGQAPRAAEGTPLHSGLRKLLAPADGVLASVEGVDDALRVPGVEHIVVERKLGATVQLPPADYMSSTIGVIIATGGSAAAVQAALDAAEAAITIGISDADAA; translated from the coding sequence ATGTCCTCTGAGCCGTCATCTGAGCCGTCCTCCGAGTCCGCTGTGCCGCAGCAGGTCCTCGTCTACGTCAATCTGCGCCGCACCCCGCTGGAGCAGCGCTCCGCCCTGTACGCCGCCCATCGCCTCGGCTACGGCGTCGCGCTGATCGCCGACGCGCCGCCGGCCGGGCTGCCGACGGAGATCGTCCGTACGGTCCACCAGGTCGACACCTACGACGACGCCGCGGTGGACGCCGCGGTGTCGGCCATCACGGCCGAGTTCGACGTCGTCGGCGTCGTCACCTGGTCCGACGCGGCCGTGGAGACGGTCAGCCGGATCGCGCAAGGGCTCGGCCTTCCGGCGGCCTCGACGGAGGCGGCCCGGATCTCCCGCGACAAGTTCCTGATGCGGCAGGCCCTGACCTCCGTACGCCCGGACCTGTCGCCGCGCTTCGCCCGCGTCACCACCTGGGAGGAGACCGCGAAGGCGGCCGCGGAACTCGGCTTCCCGCTGGTGCTGAAGCCGGCCACGGGCAACGGCAGCAAGGGCATCTACCAGGTGCACGGCGAGGACGAACTCCGTCCTGCCTTCGAGCAGTTGACGTCCTATGTCCGCCCGGAGATGGACCGCGTCTTCACGGGGCACGCGGGCGAGATCGTCATCGAGCAGTTCCTGGCCGGCACCGAGCACAGCATCGAGGGCTGGGTCCAGGGCGGGCAGGTGCACATCGCCGGCATCACCGACAAGACGACGACGGAGCCCTACCGTCTGGAGGCCGGACACGCCTTCCCGACCTCGCTGCCCGAGGCCTCCGTGGCCGCCGTGCACGAGCTGACGCACGCGGTCGCCGAGGGGTTCGGCATGGACGACTGCGCCTTCCATCTGGAGGCGATGGTCGGGCCCGACGGCAAGGCGCGGATGGTGGAGTGCGCGGCCCGGGTGGGCGGCGACTTCATCACCTCGCACCTGGTGGGTCTCGCGACAGGCGTCCCGTTCTGCGAGAACACCGTGCGCGTCGCGACGGGCCAGGCCCCACGGGCCGCTGAGGGCACTCCTCTCCACTCGGGACTCCGCAAGCTGCTCGCTCCCGCCGACGGCGTCCTCGCGAGCGTCGAAGGCGTCGACGACGCGTTGCGGGTGCCCGGCGTCGAGCACATCGTCGTCGAGCGGAAGCTGGGCGCGACGGTCCAACTGCCGCCCGCCGACTACATGTCGAGCACCATCGGCGTCATCATCGCCACCGGCGGTAGCGCCGCGGCCGTGCAGGCCGCCCTGGACGCCGCCGAGGCCGCGATCACGATCGGGATCTCGGATGCCGACGCCGCCTGA
- a CDS encoding ATP-grasp domain-containing protein, whose translation MPTPPEGARPAAAGRVPDAAPTVLVVGSTTPSPHGQDQLTRLAAQARSRGLRLIGADTARALGSGVWRMPADTHLPLEYADPGACREFAAAHPGIDAVVTVKEGCVLAVAHLTRALGVAGNDPEAVRTVRTKDLCRAVLREAGFAQPGFAVAAGQTEAADFLAATEGPWIVKPRDGMGSAGVSLVRDRSRLGRAIAGLEPPFLVEEFVQGAEFSAEGVMVGGKPWVLALTAKRTGAGFVETGHRTPAPLDAATAAAARDAVASAVTAAGLTHGVLHAEFWVTPAGAIVLGEIHARPGGDFIHALVEETRPGFELYGTLLDDLLGRPVAEPPVAQGAAGSDFLVLGPGRIASVTGWDAVAADPALVAAHLFIGAGDVLTEVADSAGRHGVLVATGPDLAAVDATLAAARARIDVRLDGCAPLPGGTP comes from the coding sequence ATGCCGACGCCGCCTGAGGGCGCCCGACCGGCGGCGGCCGGGCGGGTCCCGGACGCCGCCCCGACGGTCCTGGTCGTCGGCTCCACCACCCCCTCCCCGCACGGCCAGGACCAGCTGACCCGCCTTGCGGCCCAGGCCCGGTCCCGCGGGCTCCGGCTGATCGGCGCGGACACGGCGCGGGCGCTGGGGTCCGGGGTGTGGCGGATGCCCGCCGACACGCACCTGCCGCTGGAGTACGCGGACCCGGGGGCCTGCCGGGAGTTCGCCGCGGCGCATCCCGGCATCGACGCCGTGGTCACCGTCAAGGAGGGCTGCGTACTCGCCGTCGCCCACCTCACGCGGGCGCTGGGCGTGGCGGGCAACGACCCGGAGGCGGTGCGGACGGTCCGTACGAAGGACCTGTGCAGGGCGGTGCTGCGGGAGGCCGGTTTCGCGCAGCCCGGGTTCGCCGTCGCGGCTGGCCAGACGGAGGCCGCGGACTTCCTCGCCGCCACCGAAGGCCCGTGGATCGTCAAGCCGCGGGACGGCATGGGCAGCGCGGGCGTCTCGCTCGTACGGGACCGCTCCAGGCTCGGCCGGGCCATCGCGGGCCTCGAACCGCCGTTCCTGGTCGAGGAGTTCGTGCAGGGCGCGGAGTTCTCCGCCGAGGGCGTCATGGTCGGCGGCAAGCCGTGGGTCCTCGCCCTGACCGCCAAGCGCACCGGCGCCGGCTTCGTCGAGACCGGCCACCGCACCCCCGCCCCGCTGGACGCGGCCACGGCCGCCGCCGCACGGGACGCGGTGGCCTCGGCGGTGACCGCGGCCGGGCTCACCCACGGGGTGCTGCACGCGGAGTTCTGGGTCACGCCCGCCGGTGCGATCGTGCTGGGCGAGATCCACGCCCGGCCGGGCGGCGACTTCATCCACGCCCTCGTGGAGGAGACCCGGCCCGGCTTCGAGCTCTACGGCACCCTCCTGGACGACCTGCTGGGCCGCCCGGTCGCCGAACCGCCCGTCGCCCAAGGCGCCGCGGGCTCCGACTTCCTGGTGCTCGGCCCCGGCCGGATCGCGTCGGTGACCGGCTGGGATGCGGTCGCCGCGGACCCGGCGCTCGTCGCCGCCCACCTCTTCATCGGCGCGGGCGATGTCCTGACCGAGGTCGCCGACTCCGCGGGACGGCACGGCGTGCTCGTCGCCACGGGTCCCGACCTCGCGGCGGTCGACGCGACACTCGCCGCGGCGAGGGCCCGGATCGACGTACGCCTCGACGGGTGCGCGCCCCTGCCGGGAGGCACCCCGTGA
- a CDS encoding pyridoxal phosphate-dependent aminotransferase, whose translation MTAAATPQSQSRISARVAAISESVTLAVDAQAKALRAAGRPVIVFGAGEPDFPTPDYIVEAAVTACRDTANHRYTPSAGLPGLREAIAAKTLRDSGYEVAPSQVLVTNGGKQAIYNAFAAILDPGDEVIVPAPYWTTYPESVRLAGGVPVDVVADEGADYKVTVEQLEAARTEKTKALLFVSPSNPTGAVYSAAEVEAIGRWAVEHDLWVLTDEIYEHLVYGDAEFHSLPVLVPELRDKCIVVNGLAKTYAMTGWRVGWIIAPQDVVKAATNHQSHATSNVNNVAQAAAITALSGDLSAVATMREAFDRRRNLIVPMLNEIDGVVCPMPEGAFYAYPSVKGVLGKEIRGKRPQSSVELAALILEEAEVAVVPGEAFGTPGYLRLSYALGDTDLTEGLTRLQKLLAEARA comes from the coding sequence ATGACCGCAGCCGCAACTCCCCAGTCCCAGAGCCGCATTTCGGCCCGGGTCGCCGCCATCTCCGAGTCCGTCACCCTCGCCGTGGACGCCCAGGCCAAGGCGCTCAGGGCCGCCGGACGTCCCGTGATCGTCTTCGGCGCCGGCGAGCCCGACTTCCCCACTCCGGACTACATCGTCGAGGCCGCCGTGACGGCCTGCCGTGACACGGCCAACCATCGCTACACGCCTTCGGCCGGACTGCCGGGGCTGCGCGAGGCGATCGCCGCCAAGACGCTCCGCGACTCCGGCTACGAGGTGGCCCCGTCGCAGGTCCTGGTCACCAACGGCGGCAAGCAGGCCATCTACAACGCCTTCGCCGCGATCCTCGACCCGGGCGACGAGGTCATCGTCCCGGCCCCGTACTGGACGACGTACCCGGAGTCGGTCCGCCTCGCCGGCGGCGTCCCCGTGGACGTCGTCGCCGACGAGGGGGCGGACTACAAGGTCACCGTCGAGCAACTGGAGGCGGCGCGCACGGAGAAGACCAAGGCGCTGCTCTTCGTCTCCCCGTCGAACCCGACCGGCGCCGTGTACAGCGCGGCCGAGGTCGAGGCGATCGGCCGCTGGGCGGTCGAGCACGACCTGTGGGTGCTGACCGACGAGATCTACGAGCATCTGGTGTACGGCGACGCGGAGTTCCACTCCCTGCCCGTGCTCGTCCCCGAACTGCGGGACAAGTGCATCGTGGTGAACGGTCTCGCCAAGACGTACGCGATGACGGGCTGGCGGGTCGGCTGGATCATCGCCCCGCAGGACGTCGTCAAGGCCGCGACGAACCACCAGTCGCATGCCACCTCGAACGTCAACAACGTCGCCCAGGCCGCCGCGATCACCGCCCTCTCCGGCGACCTGTCCGCCGTCGCGACGATGCGCGAGGCCTTCGACCGCCGCCGCAACCTGATCGTCCCGATGCTGAACGAGATCGACGGCGTCGTCTGCCCGATGCCCGAGGGCGCGTTCTACGCCTACCCTTCGGTGAAGGGCGTGCTCGGCAAGGAGATCCGCGGCAAGCGCCCCCAGAGCTCGGTCGAGTTGGCCGCACTCATCCTGGAGGAGGCCGAGGTGGCAGTGGTCCCCGGCGAAGCCTTCGGCACCCCGGGCTACCTCCGCCTCTCCTACGCCCTCGGCGACACCGACCTCACGGAGGGCCTCACCCGCCTCCAAAAACTCCTCGCGGAGGCACGGGCCTGA
- a CDS encoding protein NO VEIN domain-containing protein — protein MPVNRWWRRDPSERYWLEITNRDDIGADLVAPQVNDQGGEYWSYALVCEVRPGDLILHWDKNHGPGVVGYSHVLGEPFASTITWQSRGTYGRQRNASRPEPAWKVQLGGYRQLKQPVTQARLREIESRIRSLRDQLAESVDGPVYFPFALSETRPLRAAQGYLTKLPRILVEELPELLPLRQIAISEPHEPEGPDRPAVSRAKPTRSSGYGRQQDARRRRAVERHAVDLVLEHYRSLGYEGEDVGDHSPWDVTVRRDGTETHIEVKGSTTDREAIDLTEGEVRHAEGVNTHLIVIDQIDLDDNFHCRGGRWRTWADWTPEREGLVATAYRYPLPRDGQPGRPQH, from the coding sequence GTGCCTGTAAACCGGTGGTGGAGACGAGATCCGAGCGAACGCTACTGGCTGGAGATCACTAACCGAGACGATATCGGCGCAGATCTGGTCGCGCCACAGGTCAACGATCAGGGCGGGGAGTACTGGTCATACGCGCTCGTATGCGAGGTGCGGCCAGGGGATCTCATCTTGCACTGGGACAAGAACCACGGACCGGGTGTCGTCGGCTACTCCCATGTACTGGGCGAGCCGTTCGCATCCACCATCACGTGGCAGAGTCGGGGCACATACGGGAGGCAGCGGAATGCGTCGAGGCCTGAGCCTGCCTGGAAGGTGCAGCTAGGCGGGTACCGGCAGTTGAAGCAGCCAGTCACACAGGCGAGGCTACGGGAAATCGAATCTCGTATCCGGTCCCTGCGAGACCAACTCGCCGAGTCAGTCGACGGCCCCGTGTACTTCCCCTTCGCCTTGTCTGAGACCCGGCCGCTTCGTGCTGCACAGGGCTACCTCACCAAGCTTCCACGGATCTTGGTGGAAGAGCTGCCCGAGCTGCTACCCCTTCGCCAGATCGCGATCTCTGAACCCCATGAACCGGAAGGCCCTGACCGCCCAGCCGTTTCCCGGGCTAAGCCGACAAGATCGTCTGGGTACGGACGCCAGCAGGACGCCCGGCGACGAAGGGCCGTAGAACGGCACGCGGTCGATCTGGTGCTTGAGCACTATCGCTCACTGGGCTACGAAGGAGAGGACGTTGGCGACCACTCGCCGTGGGACGTCACCGTGCGCCGAGACGGAACGGAGACGCATATTGAGGTGAAAGGCAGCACCACTGACCGCGAGGCGATTGACCTCACCGAGGGCGAGGTCCGTCACGCCGAGGGCGTCAACACCCACCTCATAGTGATAGATCAGATCGATCTTGACGACAACTTCCACTGCCGTGGTGGGCGTTGGCGTACCTGGGCAGACTGGACGCCTGAGCGCGAGGGCCTGGTGGCCACTGCCTACCGTTACCCCCTGCCGAGGGACGGACAACCGGGTCGTCCACAGCACTAG
- a CDS encoding helix-turn-helix domain-containing protein — MRSNPTGRQLRLGSELRKLRERAGLTSTQASQLLGVKQNQVSNTESGRMGVSPDRVRALACHYDCSDAALVDALAGMAGERVRGWWEEYRAILPAALLDLAEVEHHARRMRTAITVHIPGLLQTAEHAREIFRQDVPAIAPPEIEHRVSFRIKRQAVLFQEEPTPYHAIIHEAALRMQFGGSAVAKGQLHHLLEMSERPGVVLQVLPFSAGSFAGSGQSIFYSHGPVPSLDTVHLDQSHGPVFLDADAQLAKYRVLIERMEAIALPGPASRDLIHTVAESL; from the coding sequence GTGCGGAGCAACCCGACAGGGCGTCAGCTACGCCTCGGTTCCGAGCTGCGCAAACTGCGTGAGCGCGCCGGTCTGACCTCCACTCAGGCAAGTCAACTACTCGGTGTGAAGCAGAACCAGGTCAGCAACACCGAGTCGGGACGCATGGGCGTCAGCCCCGACCGCGTACGAGCACTGGCCTGTCACTACGACTGCTCGGACGCCGCGCTGGTCGACGCGTTGGCGGGCATGGCCGGCGAGCGCGTACGCGGCTGGTGGGAGGAGTACCGGGCCATACTGCCCGCCGCGTTGCTCGACCTGGCCGAGGTGGAGCACCACGCCCGACGCATGCGCACGGCCATCACGGTGCACATCCCCGGGCTGCTCCAGACCGCCGAGCACGCACGCGAAATCTTCCGTCAGGACGTTCCCGCCATCGCGCCGCCGGAGATCGAGCATCGCGTCTCGTTCCGCATCAAGCGGCAGGCAGTGCTGTTCCAGGAGGAGCCGACCCCGTACCACGCGATCATCCATGAGGCCGCGCTGCGCATGCAGTTCGGAGGATCTGCCGTCGCCAAGGGCCAACTCCATCACCTGCTCGAGATGAGCGAACGTCCCGGAGTCGTGCTCCAGGTGCTCCCCTTCAGCGCGGGCTCCTTCGCCGGATCCGGACAGTCGATCTTCTACTCGCACGGCCCCGTGCCGAGCCTCGACACCGTGCACCTCGACCAATCGCACGGGCCTGTCTTCCTGGACGCAGACGCCCAACTGGCCAAGTACCGCGTCCTGATCGAGCGCATGGAAGCCATCGCCCTGCCCGGGCCAGCCTCACGAGACCTCATCCACACCGTCGCCGAGAGCCTGTGA